The genomic stretch tgcgcatagcaggttagccgaaaagtggaattcgtttaccagttgcattaagcgtcagttaacgctacccattaagcgtaaaagaaaataataaaaataaaatattttgaaatagtccttagactatttctggtggcagcaactaccgtattaattagaaatctaaatcagtattaaatacacaataatatcatttcaatttatttcccttccgattaaattcaaaactcaaactataaaaaaaaaatttttcagtaaaatttaactttagatttgatcgatttaaacaaatagatacgtaacagagtaaagtaataaatttttggtggcagcggtgggatacgctctacggaggattaaagttggtttaaacggttcgattcgctccacaagggattaaagttgtcacgattatcgataaaatatatacctaagaaataatgtcgactaaattagaatcgttggacaaaggcatgatcttgatgttatcggaaaaacttaaagcatgggatgcgaattttcgcgacatgagtacaacaacgaataaattacaagacgatgtgcgttcactgaaaataaaaaaggaaatcaagacacccgtatcatcgccgataatttcccaagcgacaataccgatagaagttaatccccaatcaattaagttaaaagatgcaatagagacagtaccagtgttcgacggacatcgaccctcggtatttcgatttttaagagcatgcgagcgtgcacgaaacatggttcctaggcatcaagaatctcagttagtaaaattattaacgaataagcttcgcggacacgcgtttctcgccgtagaagacacagaagtaataagtttaaacgatttcgggaataaattaaaagatatgttcggtccgggaaaaacggttaacgaatataaaggggaattagctacaatatttcaacgaccgggagaagatattttggactacatagaacgcgtcaaagatctcaggctggcgataatgaacggggaaaggtacgagtacggcaccgtatttcaagataggatagatcgagacacgagggaagctttcgttaaggggctcccaaacgaggtgtatttacgagtaaagatagcaggataccaatccttggacgatgcgtaccgctaagccgtgaaagcaacacgagaattaaaacaagtgaacaatagaattcgataccaacgtccgacaccttcggataattataaccaaaacaacgctcatccaccatacaatagtatctatactgtaaacatccgccaggactggagatttgtaccgccgtcgcagaaacatctaaacaacccgggaatagaagaaaatgtcaggaaagaaacaagagcaataacttgggaagaaaaacgcataaataaatacctcgatagagatctaaatcaaaagagagatgctgatcatttcaaccaatcaacttttcaatgcaaacatcattccgttgctgtgataagggataatgtcacgttaaataataaaaggacgcacggtgccatagacaggatcatgagtgagaaattttctgagttaccaaacaagataaataatattagtgccaaagaactttcagacaaagcagaaactaggaaattgaacgacgagacgacaggcaatgcttatccactgcctaacttcacagagatattggacccgctgggaagtgcaaatcgcctctccacgttcaacttggcaaagatacaaaagcaagactccacgaatttcgtgaatgtttcaaccataataggaaaagagatagtgAGTGCATCtctctcaaaaacttctataaaaccatcagaaggaaactttatcgaactcaaagccaaatcattaaattgcaaggaagatcacactatagaaaataaaaatatagctatccctaaatccaaaacagaatctataagcaaaaaggtttgtaataaaaattcaaagaataattccaaatctaccaaaaatattcctaaacgttccatacaaataaataataatttaattataataagcacttccagtaaaactattcatcctgaaaaggtagagaaaaataaaggtgctgcgaataaaataaatgaagaagaaacaagggtaactaaggaaaaggattctaaacattttcaagctgaagaaacgcaagttcaacgagctcaaagaaatcaaaagggagaaaacagggaatcaccagtcgaagatatatataaaaacttgaataaatatgctagccattggattataattggattaaaaatactttattggttactacatctaatatttgacgtaggtaacatagtaagtagtgctgatcttatgattcccccaggaaaatatggatggtatcacactatactatatacaaaatatttttgggttaatatggctgcggcactctcaaaaatttgtatcttaaatgctattagcaagcaattggataattggatcaatgtcagtaaacctgtgtcttggcgtaaaataaaaactaaaatgaaggaaaggaacgaaattctccccgcacaaattagtttcggacatctagccagagaacctattggtgaagtaacaatcgaagagaacacggaaccaacatgcgcagaatatctcgaagatctgttcaataaaattaacactgtacaacgaatggcaagagaaaatttgataaaatccaaactaagactaacgatcgacgaattaaccctcaagattttaaaacaggagattcgatatatctactaaaagaacctagtaaaggaaaattctccgatcaatatactggaccatacaaggtgctagaaatcttgcagaaccagaacgtcaagattgaagtaaaagggattccgcgaacagtgcacttaaacaagctaaaactagcgcataaccgaaataagcaatgaataaagtgatttcagtgggcaacgtagtgcagtagtgtatgttgtagtgctgttcgtcgaataatacagatatcgaacacctaaaagagaaaaggaaaaattattatatgtactctaattattgtttgaatataaaacgtgttgattcaataaataattaaaagagtgaaagtgaaagttaccttgcgaacaagtgatcaacaaacaagaaagtgtacgtgtaagtataggttatggatcgttgttcgcggaacataatgtatgacagctacctaaaataagtgaataaattagtctcaattgtctcggtgcaaaatacagggttactaaatgttataactatattatggataaatcaaaaggaggtatAACACTGTTCGttgaataatacagatagcgaaaacctaaaaagaaaaagggaaaattattatgtgtacgccaattattgtttgaatatacaacatgtcgattcaataaataattaaaagaggggaagtgaaagttaccttgtaaacaagtaatcatcatacaagaaggtctacatgcaaaataggttatggttccctgcttgcggaacaccatgtaccagctgaaaataaacgaacgaattaacttcaattgccttaatgcaaagagcagcatcgctaaatgttataacggtgctgtggaggcgtggcactgttcgtcgaatgacacagacagcggaaacttggaaaaagaaaagaagtttattacgaatgttccaattactgtttgaatgtaaaacgtgttagttcaacgaataacgaaaacattgaaagtgcaacttacctcgtgaacaatcaatcaccatacaaggaagtgtacatgcatggatttcgcagattaacaagaagaaataaaatagctgataaatatagaaagtggttagaaaataattaagatagattaattgagagttagtaataaatataaccggagtaaaaggatattttattatgtattaatctacgtagtattgttatattattatatctaacatgtagaagtggattttgtacgcatatatgtatataattacaatccaagtagtattcataatatttattttcactgataacaagtacgtaaaacctaaaataaaacaaaggttttaacaataaaaaaaaaaaaacaaaaaaaagaagaaaaaggggaagaagaaaaaaaagaagaaaaaaggaaagaaaaaaaatataatatatataaatataaaattttctttttctataaaaggttattcctatttctgataaactcgagaaatgaaaacattataccatgatacactgacgcaaagatacaccacacagaagaaactaatagagaacgctttaagcttggcaaacttaccgcccgacgaatttgcatacaccataaccaaaacccaggacacatggctttgatcgcaggagaagcggtccatatagtcaaatgaattccggtacaagtaaaggtacgacatacaacaaaatgctactcggaactacccgtttggcaaaggaatcgcaccacaggaactccgcccggacgtgcgccaaacgtggcgatattcagcaccatcgtcgttggccacgagcggaatatatacccaaaagacctcgatgcactacgggaccacgtcatgttcccggcagaaaatctgcagtcttgaacgcattggccagaggagcaacaggaaaaacaatcgtccctggaacagtaaacatcctgggaatgatggacaaaacacattaacgacaatagcgaaaaataccgtatcaagcttatggactggttttatggaatttggaactgtcagtgcagcaatatttggaatactcgcaatatttaaactaatcaaaacgataatagatatagccgcacacggataccagttacgtgaaacttacgaatgtgaaTCGCcatattaggagcaatatgcggctcagtcacccacccgctactatacctcaaaagaagacgaaatatcgatgatcaaacagcacagcctcaagggatatcgataacaccggtagtcactcaactaccaacgacatctacgtccgccttgagcgaactcagagataccatcagtcaaatttcctttggaaatttgaactccaagggcggggatgtcacgtcccgcgctccgcacgcgccgtaacaagaacaagaaaaccattctatacaaaacacgcgaataaagatttgaatgcacaaacgaacacacggcgctacgaaactaaaggaaggattaacaaagcgagggcgactaataaatccaaccagtataaaataaaataaataaaaccagctaacggattgaacgagttacgaaccaaacaaataaaccaggaaataagaataactacaaaaagggaaataattgaagcgccagaaatacatgtatatataaatatattttaatcaatcaacttggagagttacatataagtataaacatatatgctagatatgtaataaactagtaaatattagtgttagtgcttataatactatgcaacaaatacaatattatcaatttatgaaatataagtatatacgaagttaaaaactaatagtctaacgaatacataaaacatacaatattgcattattaaagaaataaaagttacattgtcagaaacatatatatatgtgtgcgcattctattaaacagaaacatacttaaaactagcctacgttccggtaaagagttataaaataagaactacgctacgaaacatgcatgtctctatataaacatataaaaatctatattctaaactactactaatctatgtgcattctacaatctgaaatacatacttaaaactagcctacatgccggtaaagcattataaaataagaactacattatgaaacatgcatgtctctatataaacatataaataatctattttctaaactaaaaccactattaataatctacaaaagaaatagaacacacaacgcaacacttgggaccaagcgacaacctgtcgacaggccaaacgctcaaaataattaacaccgcaacgacttgaggaattgcttacagaaattctgtcatcaagcacaaatatgtaaacacacataaaacgcacaataatctagaaacaaaaccttcaatactatgttgtcacaatacaaaatatatatgtatatatgaaatcaaatgattgacacataacctcaaatacacaacactatatcacaaaagaatctaaatgaaaatcactttgccagaaatatatacatatatacgtgtgcgtgtgcgtgttctatcttattaaaagaaattaatataaaataaataattaacatttcatttcgtacgaacactacatgaacgagagaaatatacatataaatacgtgtatatatatatatatatatgtatgtgtgagtgcatatgttttatattatcgaatactctataaaataaactactcaaaacaataaataacgcaatcgaagaattacaaaacattagccatattgaagtgacacacaacataaacatatatatatatatatatacatattatactattgtcactttaaaacaatattaataaataaatgttctaattgcggtagaataaggaaaaacgagcgacagacgaaaaattacttcgatatcaaacaaaactaaagacccgtcactaaaaactttactgatgacatttatgagcagccatgttgaatttacacgcgtcatggcgacaggaatattagggattaatgaaagtcaggcgcgagaaacaaatcatgaaaacacattgttaacacttttctttaataaattctatgcgcaactacaaatgtaaaaaaaaaatatatatatataattaattaaaaggggggaaatataaaattgaaaaaaataacaaacgtaaaatagataacctaacactatcacattcaaaatatatatatatatatatatattgaacacaaaacaaaatacatcaaaaaattaataataataaggaacatcaaacagcgaaccaacgaaattgaagcagctacactaaatcaaaatcgaagcaaggagctccgggataaagttcgctgaactcacgcctacaccaatagcgcacaacaggggaaattccctttctcccagaagcatggtgacgaagatgtgcctccaaaacctcttcgggaatttcattcgcaaaacgaactttcacgcaacgatcggtatcaacgatttcaaccagagggggttccctctccaatacgacggtctctgcatcgaagaaattctcgtcgaaagtaaccaaatcgtcaaagcccaatttcgacacggcctcggcaccaatgttgaatagttcctccaaccactctgatactcgtggtttatcacagggccgcatgcgtttgattggtcctcccgagtcgcccaagggttcttcggaatccctctttcgcttgggctgagaacaacacggtatattttaaataaaacgaaacaggacgaatcaagcggactaagaacaagactaaatacgtaccagggaagtctggaaaggaacctctgatggaaacgactccgcaaacattgttcgaacgtcgatcaccgaagcctagggaaatagcaaaaaaggaaaaaacaatcaaaatcacaaaaacaaccttaatatgcaaacatccaaacttacgcaaaacaactcgaaggaggaggtccttgttatgggagagcagcggagttgcgtgtgtttacccagtaaacattgaaatgataatgatgctgcagccaccagcccttccacgcgccgaagaacaccggtaattcccacggtacagcacgtggaagtttctcgtggaaaggactagatcagcgtggaatgcttcaaatctcctagacgctagctcagcggaacacaggactgataaaaactaagtcgaaatatggaatttgcattttgtcacgtacgattccaagaagcccaaactgcaacatcccgattcccacggaagcgtacccccagtggaccaccaccccgtgggggatggcattataaataagcgtagcaacatagcgcagcgctcattattattctggtgaacattcttattacggttcattattctttgttcattattatagtgtccattcttcttataatttgcgttcgttcattttttatagtgttcattccttacggctcattattcttcgctcattagttcgttcataattcttgtgatcgtttgttattacggcccattattaatttattactacgttcgttattgcgctcgtcactgcgtttagaaattttgtatagtattttgcgtttcggggtcttaattttttcggtcaagaaaagagagtcgcgactaagtaaaaagaaaattttatctttgaagtcctcatttcatcgtttaaacacaaacgcgcattgtaattgcggtattaatccagctaagtgaattgctcagtctgtattaaaatagataaataaagtaagagttgatagtaaactatattcgagttcaaataataaacccaacaaaacttcgacgaccaccggagcggctgaggcaatggcaccagacagcacctactcctcaaggtaagaaaattaattttgaaaatttccttcttctctggtaatctcgttgccctcgagaatttaattagaacttcctatcatcgatttcgttttattttcgtgaacggttttgaagatagaatcattgtttaaacttttaacaaaagagttgtccgctgtgtcggcttgtgcgaacggtgttttcaactactgaaacatccactgatcttcgcattcctcctcccattgttggtaaaatattacccgcctttgggcaaggcttgcgaaatcacacaagtcccgcacagaaaggactattaaatacatcgtcggggtcaatcgaaaattaagaacaataccggcattgctattaactgatattcttgccatcattgcatgcgattgtaagagagatataacagaacaatttcccttcgagaatttaaccaaaggatcgttcgctgtgttggcttgtgcaaacggtgttttcgcttatcgaaaacacccatcgatcttcgcattcctcctcccactgttggtaaaatattacccgtctttgggcaaggcttgcgaaatcacacgagtcccacacagagaggatcgttagaatcatccccgattattaaactcaaaaggcaagaaaatcgtggtgacaaaatccatcgtagtaaatgaattgagtttcggtcctaacggcaaactactacagcgaaattaaaagagaagaagaagtcaaacgtaaaaataaatttatataaaacaaccaaaaatctcacattcctatccaatccagcaacgctaaaatatatattatctagctaataaaatatatatataataacctaagccattttacattcaaataaaaatccgttcaacgaggaaaaatatttattctacccagctttaatcctctcccgtgctagtatccctgcgcatagcaggttagccgaaaagtggaattcgtttaccagttgcattaagcgtcagttaacgctacccattaagcgtaaaagaaaataataaaaataaaatattttgaaatagtccttagactatttctggtggcagcaactaccgtattaattagaaatctaaatcagtattaaatacacaataatatcatttcaatttatttcccttccgattaaattcaaaactcaaactataaaaaaaaaatttttcagtaaaatttaactttagatttgatcgatttaaacaaatagatacgtaacagagtaaagtaataaatttttggtggcagcggtgggatacgctctacggaggattaaagttggtttaaacggttcgattcgctccacaagggattaaagttgtcacgattatcgataaaatatatacctaagaaataatgtcgactaaattagaatcgttggacaaaggcatgatcttgatgttatcggaaaaacttaaagcatgggatgcgaattttcgcgacatgagtacaacaacgaataaattacaagacgatgtgcgttcactgaaaataaaaaaggaaatcaagacacccgtatcatcgccgataatttcccaagcgacaataccgatagaagttaatccccaatcaattaagttaaaagatgcaatagagacagtaccagtgttcgacggacatcgaccctcggtatttcgatttttaagagcatgcgagcgtgcacgaaacatggttcctaggcatcaagaatctcagttagtaaaattattaacgaataagcttcgcggacacgcgtttctcgccgtagaagacacagaagtaataagtttaaacgatttcgggaataaattaaaagatatgttcggtccgggaaaaacggttaacgaatataaaggggaattagctacaatatttcaacgaccgggagaagatattttggactacatagaacgcgtcaaagatctcaggctggcgataatgaacggggaaaggtacgagtacggcaccgtatttcaagataggatagatcgagacacgagggaagctttcgttaaggggctcccaaacgaggtgtatttacgagtaaagatagcaggataccaatccttggacgatgcgtaccgctaagccgtgaaagcaacacgagaattaaaacaagtgaacaatagaattcgataccaacgtccgacaccttcggataattataaccaaaacaacgctcatccaccatacaatagtatctatactgtaaacatccgccaggactggagatttgtaccgccgtcgcagaaacatctaaacaacccgggaatagaagaaaatgtcaggaaagaaacaagagcaataacttgggaagaaaaacgcataaataaatacctcgatagagatctaaatcaaaagagagatgctgatcatttcaaccaatcaacttttcaatgcaaacatcattccgttgctgtgataagggataatgtcacgttaaataataaaaggacgcacggtgccatagacaggatcatgagtgagaaattttctgagttaccaaacaagataaataatattagtgccaaagaactttcagacaaagcagaaactaggaaattgaacgacgagacgacaggcaatgcttatccactgcctaacttcacagagatattggacccgctgggaagtgcaaatcgcctctccacgttcaacttggcaaagatacaaaagcaagactccacgaatttcgtgaatgtttcaaccataataggaaaagagatagtgAGTGCATCtctctcaaaaacttctataaaaccatcagaaggaaactttatcgaactcaaagccaaatcattaaattgcaaggaagatcacactatagaaaataaaaatatagctatccctaaatccaaaacagaatctataagcaaaaaggtttgtaataaaaattcaaagaataattccaaatctaccaaaaatattcctaaacgttccatacaaataaataataatttaattataataagcacttccagtaaaactattcatcctgaaaaggtagagaaaaataaaggtgctgcgaataaaataaatgaagaagaaacaagggtaactaaggaaaaggattctaaacattttcaagctgaagaaacgcaagttcaacgagctcaaagaaatcaaaagggagaaaacagggaatcaccagtcgaagatatatataaaaacttgaataaatatgctagccattggattataattggattaaaaatactttattggttactacatctaatatttgacgtaggtaacatagtaagtagtgctgatcttatgattcccccaggaaaatatggatggtatcacactatactatatacaaaatatttttgggttaatatggctgcggcactctcaaaaatttgtatcttaaatgctattagcaagcaattggataattggatcaatgtcagtaaacctgtgtcttggcgtaaaataaaaactaaaatgaaggaaaggaacgaaattctccccgcacaaattagtttcggacatctagccagagaacctattggtgaagtaacaatcgaagagaacacggaaccaacatgcgcagaatatctcgaagatctgttcaataaaattaacactgtacaacgaatggcaagagaaaatttgataaaatccaaactaagactaacgatcgacgaattaaccctcaagattttaaaacaggagattcgatatatctactaaaagaacctagtaaaggaaaattctccgatcaatatactggaccatacaaggtgctagaaatcttgcagaacc from Bombus vancouverensis nearcticus chromosome 9, iyBomVanc1_principal, whole genome shotgun sequence encodes the following:
- the LOC143303188 gene encoding uncharacterized protein LOC143303188; translated protein: MFAESFPSEVPFQTSLPKRKRDSEEPLGDSGGPIKRMRPCDKPRVSEWLEELFNIGAEAVSKLGFDDLVTFDENFFDAETVVLEREPPLVEIVDTDRCVKVRFANEIPEEVLEAHLRHHASGRKGISPVVRYWCRREFSELYPGAPCFDFDLV